One region of Acidovorax sp. T1 genomic DNA includes:
- the traD gene encoding type IV conjugative transfer system coupling protein TraD — MAYPLEVLLRPAHELRSACVSALGAGVVIGAPGLFLLSRPWDWLLAGALVAHAAWRGTAGLQTLRYRANLRRQRRYEVTSTEIPWSAERLFLGRGFQWDQRHTQRLFEARRPENQPLLQRGLLVELFGRLRPQLVAPVGLGGDPAIHGVEPGEADIWMDIADRVGHTLVLGTTRVGKTRLAELLITQDIRRGEVVIVFDPKGDIDLLRRIYAESQRAGRADEFFMFHLGHPEISARYNPVGSFSRITEVATRIAGQLPSEGQSAAFKEFVWRFVNVMARALVALGRKPDYQEINRYASDVEPLLVDYFEHWFDQEPAAAGWREALQAMAIDKKSLDKGLQSRGARAVSLVEYARRRKLYDPIAHALASTLNYEKSHFDKLVASLLPLMEKLTTGRTAALLSPALDDPTDWRPVFDWTSVINLGGIVYVGLDALSDYEVAGAVGNSMFADLTSVAGSLYKFGPGRGLPGEIRPRRIAIHADEFNELIGDEFIPLLNKAGGAGFQVTAYTQTWSDVEARIGSPAKAGQIAGNFNTLIMLRVKEVATAELLTDQLPEVHVVSTIVSSSVSDTNDPGEFTDFASRNEDRIAPESVRMLEPTDLVQLPKGQAFALIHGGRLHKIRMPLPSAEHDPLMPEGLTAIGQALRSRLDGPWNRPQEDLVQAAEVEAGLGE, encoded by the coding sequence ATGGCTTACCCGCTCGAAGTCCTGCTGCGGCCGGCGCATGAGCTGCGTTCTGCCTGTGTGTCGGCGCTCGGCGCGGGCGTGGTGATCGGTGCGCCGGGCCTGTTCCTGCTGAGCCGACCGTGGGACTGGCTGCTGGCCGGCGCATTGGTGGCGCACGCGGCCTGGCGAGGTACTGCCGGCCTGCAAACCCTGCGCTACCGTGCCAACCTGAGACGTCAACGCCGTTACGAGGTGACCTCGACCGAGATCCCGTGGTCGGCTGAGCGGCTGTTTCTGGGGCGGGGCTTCCAGTGGGACCAGCGTCACACCCAGCGCCTGTTCGAGGCTCGTCGGCCCGAGAACCAGCCGCTGTTGCAGCGAGGTTTGCTCGTTGAACTGTTCGGGCGCCTGCGTCCGCAGTTAGTCGCACCCGTCGGCCTGGGCGGCGATCCCGCAATCCACGGGGTCGAGCCGGGTGAAGCCGACATCTGGATGGACATCGCCGACCGGGTTGGTCACACGCTGGTGCTGGGTACCACGCGGGTGGGCAAGACGCGCCTGGCGGAACTGCTGATCACCCAGGACATCCGTCGCGGTGAGGTGGTCATCGTGTTCGACCCCAAGGGTGACATCGACCTGCTGCGTCGCATCTATGCTGAAAGCCAGCGGGCAGGGCGCGCGGACGAGTTCTTCATGTTCCACCTCGGACACCCGGAGATCTCGGCGCGCTACAACCCGGTGGGCAGCTTCTCGCGCATTACCGAGGTGGCCACGCGCATCGCCGGCCAGTTGCCCTCGGAGGGACAGTCGGCCGCGTTCAAGGAATTCGTCTGGCGCTTCGTCAACGTGATGGCGCGCGCGCTGGTGGCCTTGGGCCGCAAGCCCGATTACCAGGAGATCAACCGCTACGCCTCCGATGTCGAGCCCTTGCTGGTCGACTACTTCGAGCACTGGTTCGACCAGGAGCCGGCTGCCGCCGGTTGGCGTGAGGCATTGCAGGCCATGGCGATCGACAAGAAGAGCCTGGACAAGGGGCTGCAGTCGCGCGGTGCGCGTGCGGTCAGCCTGGTCGAGTACGCCCGTCGCCGCAAGCTCTACGACCCGATCGCCCATGCGTTGGCCTCGACCCTGAACTACGAGAAGAGCCACTTCGACAAGCTGGTGGCGTCATTGCTGCCCTTGATGGAAAAGCTCACCACCGGCCGCACGGCAGCGTTGCTGTCGCCGGCGCTCGATGATCCGACCGACTGGCGGCCGGTGTTCGACTGGACCTCGGTGATCAATTTGGGCGGGATCGTCTATGTCGGGCTCGATGCGCTGTCCGACTACGAGGTGGCGGGCGCGGTGGGCAATTCCATGTTCGCGGATCTCACCAGCGTGGCTGGCAGCCTCTACAAGTTCGGCCCAGGGCGCGGACTGCCGGGCGAGATCCGACCGCGGCGCATCGCCATCCATGCCGACGAGTTCAACGAGTTGATCGGCGACGAATTCATCCCGCTGCTGAACAAGGCGGGCGGGGCGGGTTTCCAGGTGACGGCGTATACGCAGACCTGGTCGGACGTGGAAGCTCGCATCGGCTCACCCGCCAAAGCCGGTCAGATCGCAGGCAACTTCAACACGCTGATCATGTTGCGGGTGAAGGAGGTGGCCACGGCCGAGTTGCTGACAGACCAGTTGCCTGAGGTTCATGTGGTGTCGACCATCGTGTCGTCGTCGGTTTCGGACACCAACGATCCGGGCGAGTTCACCGATTTCGCCAGCCGCAATGAGGACCGCATCGCCCCGGAGAGCGTGCGCATGCTGGAGCCGACCGATCTGGTGCAGTTGCCCAAGGGCCAGGCCTTTGCATTGATCCATGGTGGCCGGTTGCACAAGATCCGGATGCCGCTGCCCAGTGCCGAACACGATCCGCTGATGCCCGAGGGCCTGACGGCGATCGGGCAGGCGTTGCGCAGCCGACTGGACGGCCCATGGAATCGGCCGCAGGAAGACCTGGTTCAGGCCGCGGAAGTGGAGGCCGGACTTGGCGAGTAA
- a CDS encoding DUF4400 domain-containing protein: protein MASKNTSFHEGPLAGVLLSPLKLAFSVGLGLVATLLVAWSIDWMFVSRVRPDGVDRLHSLLAADLGHGISLAARQGRGAGEITGPANLLYGLVFEVTGIHDMGLRFAEPSALSIPDTVVRRSYLANREAIETAMVGTQLLGVRFATFMRFLPLLLLLYAVGAADGLTERAIRRSCGGRESASLYHRAKYLQMVALGLGGVALLVWPGPVAWELCAGLIVILTAWLARQQWAFYKKHL, encoded by the coding sequence TTGGCGAGTAAGAACACGTCGTTTCACGAGGGTCCCTTGGCCGGTGTGCTGCTGAGCCCGCTGAAGCTGGCGTTCTCGGTGGGGCTGGGATTGGTGGCGACCCTGCTGGTCGCATGGAGCATCGACTGGATGTTCGTGTCGCGGGTCAGGCCCGATGGTGTGGACCGGTTGCACAGTCTGCTGGCAGCAGATCTTGGGCACGGCATCTCGCTGGCGGCACGCCAGGGCCGGGGGGCTGGCGAGATCACCGGGCCGGCGAATCTTCTGTATGGCTTGGTGTTCGAGGTCACCGGCATCCATGACATGGGGCTGCGCTTCGCTGAACCATCGGCCTTGTCGATCCCGGATACGGTGGTGCGTCGCAGCTACCTGGCCAATCGCGAGGCCATCGAGACCGCGATGGTCGGAACGCAGTTGCTGGGCGTGCGATTCGCAACGTTCATGCGATTCCTCCCGCTGCTGCTGCTCCTGTATGCGGTGGGCGCAGCCGACGGACTGACAGAGCGCGCGATTCGCAGGTCCTGCGGAGGGCGAGAGTCAGCCAGCCTGTACCACCGGGCGAAGTACCTGCAGATGGTGGCACTGGGGCTGGGCGGGGTCGCGCTGTTGGTCTGGCCGGGGCCTGTTGCCTGGGAGCTTTGCGCTGGGTTGATCGTCATCCTCACTGCCTGGCTGGCGCGCCAGCAATGGGCGTTCTACAAGAAGCACCTGTAG
- a CDS encoding sacsin N-terminal ATP-binding-like domain-containing protein produces MTGFTTDYVNQIAINLRDRYRSGFPILKELVQNADDAGAKSLAFGFHPGHGAAADHMLLKGPALWVLNDGRFKASDRRAIRSFGLNAKAGDSGAIGKFGLGMKSVFHLCESFFYLASHGGELSQDFLNPWRAEDYDCSEMHQQWETVTDQDLGCLEAVARAQPEASSGRDWFLLWVPLRQQSHVPRSGERPMAAIIERYPGENPAEDLDFFSDPRTDQRIGGLLPLLRNLKQVRFAGADMREPFTVTLESHPSDQRLDHETDDVQISGTVRDDRPRSEHMHFLVRQRVPGAVLPFGALRAAKSWPTSMVITEAGTREPRPDKAVAEAAVMFAHADKRAGRLDLQWAVFLPAEEQRFSYEAWIPGSSREYRIVLHGQFFVDAGRRGIADMDALDKPCEVLPESPSQHVVLKQWNQSLAQQAVLPEFLPGLSEYVKAAGLKDDETAALTRAIVECAAAGDAGSRVAFYPTFQQFICKRFAWIRRLTMSGSRWELVEPAVEPVLSLPAPPLHDAERPWRAMPGLAVLNGYAFADAAAPSLAIGHATWEPGLLIRALKGIDAQILKSGTDLEYLANFLEMEAARYVRTSDIQDALVALLRTCLQAVRLVDVRQHRKLFKRIVQLLSPDRIFAFGPQDHAAKGAIPEALYRTLLSASTRALPVPGDLGPDGVTAITSDADLGAWLDAMTRHDLSESHSGGVTKAQLLDASERVIRAAGDETRQISLLRQCSRLKVLRAYKGADGDIEGVSLAELTESHGRGWVFKVSDPNRPLGFVQKLARALPEFRVFVVRSTVASYVDGVREDGLGRIPSSEDPEAVLRAAGAQATPPLLGDNLQRADLLTLVATAKLDDPIVIRGVRYLLHGSPDHYLGSDVLWKDPVGQKSPWVRLWRMVDEAPWRVLADNLCSSIPDKCAQPLNVKAVDETSVLNRLRVCNDFSRVDATEFTSEEIDLLLGRVVEEHAWMRLPLHRDFSGHRGVVQGECFLGRDPELPDGLSIGVRFVEPSVDDDHKRQQKRFLRTWDATTAASVVLRAASPVQHWRYLMDLLGAHRTLADRLPQAWSETTWLPLETGEAIALNSLIRISNLDAEIRGLARRCDYAYAGPDDLSAELRAHPAFPALLAQVSSGEEALPVLGQLMSEAGLSIGRAARTGYRDLQQYMSTLVSIDLLPAWGILERATVATSIDAVEKHLVPEVAKQLSADICRRTLTQIPELGLSAPVREVFGIYLSEWRASASEPELRKSLSELRLLSKAGTWVPAADLVAGVHGVIPELVVNDRQLESLGGIAVDNRSTPTLEPADLPGEEGGAAQEQLLQSLEEYFEPLVSSSVKPAAGAVIGLFGERVASLAKSWLDPIAYEDYLAKLGWRDPGQEDGFDRRVKWMGNKTLAQALRTLTIRVAVLSGNHVSAKSLTGAAVQVRIAPVDELQTLFVMTDRWQGFTCRVHMRPATALLDKEPQQQRDILMRTGESLLKDLYNQQHANLSELFALADEADQVTLDVARGLILEGLPQSLRSLPGIGKNKKLAKALASLDEARRGAASAKRAGRSSAGAAASLESALADLAVLVESDEEVQGAVLAGIKARVTHNQYEVASIPFEVFQNADDAVIEMQHLQKADGRLEFDAEAIGRFVMQSSDRMIRFAHWGRPINYAGRLASYKAEFANDLERMLMLGASAKDEDEGVTGKFGLGFKSVLLASSTPRVWSGDLCFDVVAGCLPRKWKASPATKQFQQAVQTPSQRALRGTLIELPLDSRGAASEVTERFAGLAGLLPVFARKLRCVVVGEEPHTWQPRIVRLGSGRQIEIGSVALPVDGGRVHSGILVFRAASGSVVLRIGAGGIEEFDRKAQPAVPATWVTAPTRGTAARGVLLNAPFQIDTGRATLALGKSATLINTTLTKTLADEVSPVLIDLQTESESNWPVLAAAMGCSQSVSPAGFWYGLWEKLLGEPPEQDSAMDVRLLDTFGCSVVRNVVDRTGRIPNGLKGDDAALADVESLCLSVNLNYLANVAPALLRWDLFVDKFPVEGWCADQVRGWLQRCGLAEEESVPALGLAQVVGAFDCGHLPPAEVANLAEVIRVWPSNLGEPYRWRAEMASLSLRSRAGTWVPAKALIRGHGPEDQLLSRFAPDKAVLHNDYVADSPAFRFVEQYLPVWSDDPSMLAGWCMSATGDDPQSAAATWLARNIYGPVIELLRARSHLGGWLFALKEDSLALGGLSTEERRLLLTKLGLAATDEEDFPDLSPSLDLASIHGWWSENGMKWLAEFDRKFWPASVDRSALKEEEPHDRTAWMTLFSMGLFRRYGRVTDQQHRGFLDFLGSKGWWQTICEVHPDVGAEAWMDILRAYGEGQQTDTLFELWMDSFPRLYRIARWLDTYVHLFQTLDRRDSKLAKFLLSPASDPSLSGSGIEAPTLSGMLRLGQHLVIRELLRLEILSSDVARELAFAPRSAVLELMARLGHTDLRSSSDIYRVLISELGEEAACFSGAYDIPLQLIATNEAARREAERWAEHGSFMESDETAEQEEQL; encoded by the coding sequence GTGACTGGATTCACCACCGACTACGTCAATCAGATTGCGATCAATCTGCGCGATCGCTACAGGAGCGGCTTCCCGATCCTGAAGGAACTCGTGCAGAACGCAGACGACGCGGGAGCAAAGTCCCTGGCGTTCGGGTTTCACCCTGGTCATGGTGCGGCAGCCGACCACATGCTGCTCAAGGGCCCGGCTCTTTGGGTGCTGAATGACGGGAGGTTCAAGGCAAGCGATCGCCGCGCAATTCGCTCGTTTGGACTGAACGCCAAGGCGGGTGATTCCGGGGCGATCGGAAAGTTCGGCCTCGGCATGAAGAGCGTCTTCCACCTCTGTGAGAGCTTCTTCTACTTGGCAAGCCATGGGGGAGAACTCAGTCAAGACTTTCTGAACCCGTGGCGCGCTGAAGACTATGACTGCTCGGAGATGCACCAGCAGTGGGAGACCGTCACAGACCAAGACTTGGGCTGCCTGGAGGCGGTGGCGCGAGCACAGCCCGAGGCATCCAGCGGCCGAGATTGGTTCCTGTTGTGGGTTCCTCTGCGTCAGCAGTCGCATGTTCCCCGATCAGGCGAACGACCCATGGCGGCAATCATCGAGCGGTATCCCGGTGAGAACCCCGCAGAGGACCTCGACTTCTTCTCAGACCCCCGCACCGATCAACGCATCGGGGGACTGTTGCCGCTTCTGAGAAACCTGAAACAGGTGAGGTTTGCCGGGGCGGACATGCGTGAACCGTTCACGGTGACTCTGGAGTCGCACCCTTCGGATCAACGGCTGGATCACGAGACTGACGACGTTCAGATCTCCGGCACTGTCAGGGATGATCGCCCGCGCTCTGAGCACATGCACTTCCTGGTTCGCCAGCGCGTGCCAGGTGCCGTTCTGCCTTTCGGCGCGCTGCGTGCGGCCAAGAGCTGGCCGACGTCTATGGTCATCACGGAGGCTGGGACCCGCGAGCCGAGACCCGACAAGGCGGTCGCCGAAGCAGCCGTGATGTTTGCTCATGCAGACAAGCGTGCCGGTCGACTGGACCTGCAGTGGGCCGTTTTCCTTCCGGCCGAGGAGCAGCGCTTCAGCTACGAAGCCTGGATACCAGGGTCTTCCCGGGAGTATCGAATCGTCCTGCACGGGCAATTCTTCGTTGATGCCGGTCGTCGGGGTATTGCCGACATGGACGCTTTGGACAAGCCTTGTGAGGTCTTGCCAGAAAGCCCATCGCAGCACGTAGTGCTGAAGCAATGGAACCAGTCATTGGCGCAGCAGGCCGTGCTGCCGGAGTTCCTACCGGGACTCTCGGAGTACGTCAAAGCCGCTGGACTGAAAGACGACGAGACTGCTGCGCTGACCCGCGCCATCGTGGAGTGCGCTGCGGCGGGCGATGCGGGGTCGCGCGTCGCGTTTTATCCGACGTTTCAGCAATTCATATGCAAACGCTTTGCCTGGATTCGACGGCTGACGATGTCAGGGTCGCGTTGGGAGCTCGTCGAGCCGGCCGTTGAACCGGTGTTGTCCTTGCCAGCTCCACCCCTGCACGATGCAGAGAGACCGTGGCGAGCGATGCCTGGCCTGGCAGTTTTGAACGGGTATGCGTTTGCTGATGCCGCGGCCCCCAGTCTTGCGATCGGCCACGCCACCTGGGAGCCGGGTCTTCTGATTCGTGCCTTGAAGGGCATCGATGCGCAGATACTGAAGAGCGGGACGGACCTCGAATATCTCGCCAACTTCCTGGAGATGGAGGCTGCGCGGTACGTCCGTACTAGCGACATCCAAGATGCATTGGTCGCCCTCTTGCGAACGTGCCTGCAGGCAGTACGTTTGGTCGATGTTCGCCAGCACAGGAAGCTTTTCAAGCGCATCGTTCAACTGTTGTCGCCCGACCGGATATTCGCGTTCGGTCCGCAGGATCATGCGGCCAAAGGGGCAATACCTGAGGCACTCTATCGAACGCTTTTGAGCGCTTCGACCCGCGCGCTGCCGGTACCTGGTGATCTCGGTCCGGACGGCGTTACTGCGATCACGAGCGATGCAGACCTCGGTGCCTGGCTGGATGCCATGACGCGGCACGACTTGAGCGAATCGCACTCAGGCGGCGTTACCAAGGCTCAGCTTCTTGATGCTTCAGAGCGCGTCATTCGAGCAGCTGGCGACGAGACCAGGCAAATATCGCTGCTGCGCCAGTGCAGCCGCCTCAAGGTGCTTCGTGCCTACAAAGGTGCGGATGGCGATATCGAGGGCGTATCCCTGGCCGAATTGACCGAGTCCCATGGCCGAGGGTGGGTCTTCAAGGTTTCCGATCCCAATCGGCCTTTGGGATTCGTCCAGAAGCTGGCTCGCGCCCTCCCCGAGTTCCGAGTGTTCGTGGTTCGCTCGACCGTCGCGTCTTATGTGGATGGGGTGAGAGAGGATGGCCTTGGCAGGATACCCAGCTCGGAAGATCCCGAGGCAGTGTTGCGTGCAGCGGGTGCACAGGCGACGCCGCCGCTGCTTGGCGACAACTTGCAGCGCGCCGACCTCCTCACGCTGGTCGCAACCGCGAAACTCGACGATCCAATCGTCATCCGAGGCGTTCGATACCTGCTGCACGGATCGCCGGACCACTATCTTGGTAGCGATGTGCTGTGGAAGGATCCGGTTGGTCAGAAGTCACCCTGGGTCAGGCTATGGCGAATGGTCGATGAGGCGCCGTGGCGCGTGCTGGCCGACAACCTGTGCAGTTCCATACCGGACAAGTGTGCACAACCACTCAACGTCAAAGCCGTTGATGAGACCTCCGTGCTCAATCGACTTCGCGTATGCAACGATTTCAGCCGGGTCGACGCGACTGAATTCACTTCCGAGGAGATCGATCTGCTGCTCGGCAGGGTGGTGGAGGAGCACGCTTGGATGCGCCTGCCGCTTCACAGGGACTTCAGCGGTCACCGCGGTGTGGTGCAGGGTGAATGTTTCTTGGGCCGAGACCCGGAGCTCCCTGATGGCCTGAGTATTGGCGTTCGGTTCGTAGAACCATCCGTCGATGATGACCATAAGCGGCAGCAGAAGCGATTCCTGCGGACCTGGGACGCGACGACCGCCGCGTCAGTCGTCTTGAGAGCAGCGAGCCCTGTTCAGCATTGGCGCTACCTGATGGACCTGTTGGGCGCACATCGAACTCTTGCTGATCGACTGCCGCAGGCCTGGAGTGAAACGACATGGTTGCCGCTGGAAACCGGTGAAGCAATCGCGTTGAACAGTCTCATCCGCATCAGCAATCTCGACGCTGAAATCAGAGGCCTTGCACGCCGATGTGACTATGCATACGCCGGCCCGGACGACTTGTCCGCCGAACTCCGGGCTCACCCCGCCTTCCCGGCACTGCTGGCTCAAGTCAGCAGCGGGGAAGAAGCGTTACCGGTTCTGGGGCAGTTGATGTCTGAGGCCGGCCTTTCGATCGGTCGGGCAGCACGCACCGGCTATCGTGATTTGCAGCAATACATGTCCACCTTGGTCTCCATCGACCTGCTGCCCGCATGGGGAATTCTTGAGCGGGCGACGGTCGCAACCTCGATCGATGCGGTCGAGAAGCATCTGGTTCCCGAGGTCGCCAAACAGCTGTCTGCGGACATCTGCCGGAGAACTTTGACCCAGATTCCCGAGCTGGGACTGAGTGCGCCCGTGCGCGAGGTCTTCGGCATTTACTTGAGCGAGTGGCGCGCCAGCGCTTCCGAGCCAGAACTCCGCAAGTCGCTTTCGGAACTCCGGCTGCTGAGCAAGGCCGGAACCTGGGTGCCCGCCGCCGACCTCGTGGCTGGCGTGCATGGCGTGATACCTGAGCTTGTCGTGAACGACAGACAGCTCGAATCCTTGGGCGGAATCGCTGTTGACAACCGTTCGACGCCAACACTCGAGCCGGCTGACTTGCCGGGTGAAGAGGGCGGCGCTGCGCAGGAGCAACTGCTGCAGTCGCTAGAGGAGTACTTCGAGCCTTTGGTGTCCAGCAGCGTCAAGCCTGCTGCGGGTGCCGTCATCGGTCTTTTCGGAGAGCGGGTCGCCTCTCTCGCGAAGAGTTGGCTCGACCCCATCGCATACGAGGACTATCTCGCCAAACTTGGTTGGCGAGACCCGGGCCAAGAGGATGGCTTTGACCGGCGGGTCAAGTGGATGGGTAACAAGACGCTGGCGCAGGCGCTCAGGACGCTGACCATTCGTGTTGCCGTTTTGAGCGGCAACCACGTGAGCGCGAAGTCATTGACTGGCGCCGCAGTTCAGGTTCGGATAGCACCTGTTGATGAGCTCCAGACCTTGTTCGTCATGACGGACCGCTGGCAGGGTTTCACGTGTCGGGTGCATATGCGCCCTGCGACCGCGCTCCTGGACAAAGAGCCCCAGCAGCAGCGAGACATCCTGATGCGGACGGGAGAATCACTGCTCAAGGATCTCTACAACCAGCAGCACGCCAACCTCTCCGAGCTTTTTGCCCTTGCCGACGAGGCGGATCAGGTCACGCTGGACGTGGCTCGCGGCCTGATACTGGAAGGGCTTCCCCAGTCCTTGCGTTCATTGCCCGGTATCGGAAAGAACAAGAAGCTGGCGAAGGCGTTGGCGAGCCTGGACGAAGCCAGACGCGGTGCGGCCAGCGCCAAGCGGGCGGGCCGGAGCAGTGCTGGCGCAGCTGCAAGTCTTGAAAGTGCCCTCGCAGACCTTGCCGTGCTGGTCGAATCCGACGAAGAAGTGCAGGGCGCTGTGCTGGCTGGCATCAAGGCTCGGGTCACGCACAACCAGTACGAAGTAGCCAGCATCCCGTTCGAGGTCTTTCAGAACGCCGATGACGCCGTCATCGAGATGCAGCATCTGCAGAAGGCCGACGGCCGCCTGGAGTTCGACGCGGAGGCCATCGGCCGCTTCGTCATGCAGTCGTCGGACCGGATGATCCGCTTCGCCCACTGGGGTCGCCCTATCAATTACGCTGGTCGTTTGGCCAGCTACAAGGCGGAGTTCGCGAACGATCTCGAGCGCATGTTGATGCTGGGAGCGTCGGCGAAGGACGAAGACGAGGGAGTCACCGGAAAGTTCGGACTTGGATTCAAGAGCGTGCTGCTCGCATCGAGCACACCTCGCGTCTGGAGCGGTGACCTGTGCTTTGATGTGGTGGCGGGATGCCTTCCGCGCAAGTGGAAGGCGAGTCCGGCAACGAAACAGTTCCAGCAAGCGGTGCAGACACCCAGTCAGCGCGCGCTGCGTGGAACGCTGATCGAATTGCCGCTCGATTCGCGGGGCGCTGCTTCTGAGGTGACCGAGCGTTTCGCCGGACTTGCTGGGCTTCTGCCGGTCTTCGCGCGGAAGCTTCGTTGTGTCGTGGTGGGTGAGGAGCCTCACACTTGGCAACCCCGGATCGTTCGGCTGGGCAGCGGCAGGCAGATCGAGATCGGATCTGTGGCGCTTCCCGTCGACGGCGGGCGCGTCCACTCCGGGATCCTGGTGTTCAGAGCCGCTTCGGGCAGTGTCGTTCTTCGGATTGGAGCAGGCGGTATCGAGGAATTCGACCGCAAAGCCCAGCCTGCTGTTCCAGCCACCTGGGTGACAGCGCCGACCCGCGGAACAGCCGCCCGTGGCGTTCTATTGAACGCGCCCTTTCAGATCGACACGGGACGCGCGACGCTGGCGCTCGGAAAGTCTGCCACCCTCATCAACACGACCCTGACGAAGACACTCGCGGACGAAGTCTCACCGGTCCTGATTGACTTGCAAACCGAGTCGGAATCGAACTGGCCTGTCCTGGCCGCCGCGATGGGATGCTCGCAGTCGGTGTCGCCGGCCGGCTTTTGGTACGGTCTGTGGGAGAAGCTCCTTGGAGAGCCACCTGAGCAGGATTCAGCGATGGACGTGCGGCTGCTCGACACATTCGGGTGCAGCGTTGTCCGCAATGTCGTTGATCGGACGGGTCGGATTCCAAACGGTCTAAAAGGGGACGATGCGGCCTTGGCAGACGTCGAAAGTCTCTGCTTGTCGGTCAATCTGAACTACCTGGCGAACGTCGCCCCTGCATTGCTCCGGTGGGACCTGTTCGTCGACAAGTTCCCCGTTGAAGGATGGTGCGCCGATCAGGTTCGTGGGTGGCTGCAGCGCTGCGGTTTGGCAGAGGAAGAGAGCGTTCCTGCGCTCGGCTTGGCTCAGGTCGTGGGAGCTTTCGATTGCGGTCACTTGCCACCGGCTGAGGTAGCCAACCTGGCGGAGGTCATTCGTGTCTGGCCGAGCAATCTTGGCGAGCCCTATAGGTGGCGTGCCGAGATGGCTTCGCTTTCGCTGCGCTCCCGTGCCGGCACCTGGGTTCCCGCAAAGGCGTTGATTCGAGGGCATGGTCCAGAGGACCAACTCCTGAGCAGATTCGCGCCCGACAAGGCTGTTCTGCACAACGACTACGTGGCTGATTCCCCGGCATTTCGTTTCGTCGAGCAATACCTGCCCGTCTGGAGCGATGACCCATCCATGCTCGCGGGCTGGTGTATGTCCGCCACTGGCGATGACCCGCAGTCCGCGGCCGCCACATGGCTGGCACGCAATATTTACGGGCCGGTCATTGAACTGCTTCGAGCGCGGAGTCACCTGGGCGGATGGCTGTTCGCGTTGAAAGAGGATTCACTTGCCTTGGGTGGGTTGTCTACAGAAGAGAGGCGACTACTGCTGACCAAACTCGGGCTGGCGGCAACCGACGAGGAAGACTTTCCGGACCTGTCGCCGAGTCTCGACCTGGCCTCGATTCATGGCTGGTGGTCTGAGAACGGCATGAAGTGGCTGGCCGAGTTCGATCGCAAATTCTGGCCAGCGAGCGTCGATCGAAGTGCACTCAAAGAGGAAGAGCCTCACGATAGAACCGCTTGGATGACGCTGTTCAGCATGGGCTTGTTCCGCCGGTACGGTCGCGTCACGGACCAGCAGCATCGTGGCTTCCTCGATTTTCTGGGTAGCAAGGGCTGGTGGCAGACGATCTGCGAAGTGCATCCCGACGTCGGCGCCGAGGCTTGGATGGATATTCTTCGGGCCTACGGCGAGGGGCAGCAGACCGACACGCTCTTCGAGCTGTGGATGGACAGCTTTCCGAGGCTGTATCGGATCGCCCGATGGCTCGACACCTACGTTCATCTGTTTCAGACGCTGGATCGCCGCGACTCGAAGCTGGCCAAATTTCTGCTGTCGCCAGCGTCGGACCCCAGCCTCAGTGGCTCAGGTATCGAGGCGCCCACCTTGAGCGGCATGCTTCGGCTGGGTCAGCACCTGGTCATTCGTGAGTTGCTTCGTCTCGAGATCCTGTCCTCCGATGTTGCGCGCGAGCTTGCCTTTGCTCCAAGAAGTGCGGTGCTCGAGCTGATGGCTCGACTTGGGCACACCGATCTCAGGTCCAGCAGCGACATCTACCGTGTCCTGATATCAGAGCTGGGCGAGGAGGCGGCATGTTTCTCGGGGGCGTATGACATTCCGCTTCAACTCATAGCGACCAACGAGGCGGCGCGCCGCGAAGCTGAGCGATGGGCAGAGCACGGATCGTTCATGGAGTCCGACGAAACCGCAGAGCAGGAGGAGCAACTGTGA